AAGTGTTACTGGGACAGGATTGGGTGGTTGGAATGGACTTCCTCAAGAGGTGATTGTCCTTTAATTTTCAAGAAGACATCTCtggatttttctcttttcaatattttagtttttgtttgtgtAAGCTGGGATTTAATATTTTCCCTCCTCCATGCTTCACTGAATACATATGGGCTATGAGATGATGTGTTTCATGCTCTCCTACAGTTGTGTGTTGAAAACTTACGATTGTTAACTTTAGCATATAGTTATTTTTTGTACTCACGACTTAATAATTAAAGAAGGTAGGAAATGGGCTGGGACTGCAGAACTGACCCATACTGCCTGTCTATTATGCAAGAACCCCTTTCAGACTAGGATACAGATTACAGATTTTGGGACTCACTTgagttttggtttctttttatTCATTCTATGGTCTATCACGAGGCAATGTTAACCCAATTTCTAAGGGGAGTTTGAGTTTTAGGCTTGTAAGCCAACAAATATGATGTATGAGATTTCAAAAACCAGTTCTTTCTAGCTGGAACCTGAATTAAAAATGTTGAGGGAGAGGAGGTTCAAAGGAAAATGCACATCATTTTGCATTCAAAAGTTTATCTTgtactttcaaaaaaaaaaaaaaaggaaaaaaaaaacttgtattGACATTTAGCGTTCCTTTTACCTGCAATTGACTTATAAAAACACAGATTAAACAGGATATGCATTTCTAACAATTGAGTTTGACTTTGAAGCACATATGATGTGTACAGAAGGGGGATGATTTTTATAAGTTCTCTGAGTGACAATCCTCTTGTGTTATGTGGACTTTATGCCCACAAAATGAGCAGGATTACCTATAATATTGCAACCCATGTCTTATTCTGTTCCCAACCCTAGTCGTGATTCCATATTCATTGCCTTTGGTTTTATTTTAATGTTGCTCATCTAAGATGGCTTTCATTACATAGCAGAGATTAAGTGCACCTCATGGGATGACAATGGACTGGCAAGGTGCACCTGCGAGCCCTAGTTCATACACAGTGAAGAGGATTTTACGCTTGGAAATTCCTGTAGACACTTACCCCAACGTAAGTCTTTTGCATATCACTAACATTCAAAGTCTACTTTGATTGGTTGGCTTGGCCATCCCTTACTGTACCTAACAATGCCTGaacattttatttcttttgggaGGTTAGTTCAATTTTGTTGGGCGACTTCTTGGACCCAGAGGTAATTCTTTGAAACGAGTTGAAGCTACTACGGGGTGTCGTGTATACATTAGAGGCAAAGGATCTATCAAGGATCCAGACAAGGTAAAAAGCACACTTCATTCATTTTAGACTGATGCTGTTAGATGTGTTAAATTGCTGTTTTTAGTGCGGATTGTTAAATGTCAACTTTAGAATAAAATTCTTTGTTTAAGACTTGGGCTCTCTTTTACATGCCTGACCATTTAATATTTTTTCCAATACCAAGGAGGACAAGCTAAGGGGAAGACCAGGCTATGAACATCTGAGCGAACCACTCCACATCTTAATTGAAGCCGATTTACCTGCCAGTGTTGTTGATATAAGGCTCAGACAGGCCCAAGAAATTATCGAAGAACTGCTCAAACCTGTGGTACTTATCTCAAacatattttttctctctttctaaaCAATATTATGTGTTAGTTTGGAGTGGTTAGTCCTCACATGTCTATCCTAAAAAAATATGCTTCTGTGTGTATTTACTTGTTTAAGTGTAGTGAGTAAGTATAATTTACACATCCAATTGATTAAGCTGCATGATAGTTGCAAATTCTGCTAGCTGAGCTGACTAGAAAAGTTAAGACCAGTTACGTATGGAGGAACAATTGACCATTAATGGTTGAACTCATTTGAGCCAAGCTGGGATCTCTCCTGCCCTACAGTGGAAACTTGTTTATGGAGTGGATGTTGTTTACTGACAATTGTTTATTTGTATTTTAACTATCAAGTTTTGACCCAAGTTCTTCATTCTATTTTTGGATATAAACCTTTTACTCGCAGGACGAGTCACAAGATTATATTAAGAGGCAGCAATTGCGGGAGTTGGCTTtgataaattcaaatttcagaGAAGAAAGTCCTGGGCCAAGTGGCAGCGTATCTCCTTTCAATTCAAGTGGAATGAAACGTGCCAAAACAGGTCGATGACTGCTCATATTACTGCTTGTTCTAAATGTTTGCTACTCAGTACTCGACTCCATGATCATGTCTGAGAATGCCTTGCAATACACATTTCCATCAGCATGGCTACAAGAAAGACAGGCTAAAAGTTCTTGCTGGTGAGCTTTCTGgtggtttttgtttgttttgtttttctctctttatGGAACTACAGACAGACAAagacccaaaaaacaaaaaaaccaaaaaccaaaaaagaaaggaatttatATAGTTGGCTCTTGAGCTTTAGGTTTGGTGAGGTCAGTTTTTCTGTGTAAACCTAATACATTCATTGGATTTATTCTTGTGTTTAGTTACTTCTGAGAAGTGTGAAGATATATATTAATTGTGCAACCATTTAGAGCTTAAGACAGTGAATCGAGTTTTGTAGGTTTGTCCTATGGCATTTTTATAAGTCATGTAAACGGAGTCTGGATTCTTTACAATGTCTCTATCTCAATTATTTAAATTGTCTCTCTTGGAGATCTGCAAATCTGCAATGTTCTTGAATTGATATAGGACTAATCTAACAGTTGGCATGGTCCCGACGCAAGCGAGGCTGATTAATTTAACTTTAAATCAGTTGAATTTGCATGATTGTATTGTTCTAATTATTATGAAGCGACAAAGCCTTGTCAAAAGGTTTTTAAGTCCTCGACTCCTCGTCTAACCATTCTATGCCAGTAGGGTCGCCATTGACAGTTTGGTTTAGATTCTATGCTATTTAATCTCATACATGACTTGCCTAATGATCCCAAAACAACAAAGTGGAAACAAATTCTTTCTTGGTGTTATTAGTCTTCAATCTTCTGTATATGCTAGTATTTTTGCTGTCTAGTTTCACATGGTGGCATGGTTGGTAGGCGTGGTCTGTTCACTCTGTTGTCTTGTTTCGAAAATGAAAAACATGGTCTGCAGTGGAATAGGGCGAAATGTTAGACTAAATATATAATGTTGTGTTTGTCCATGTGACCTCAGATCATCATGGATTCATGCAACGCTAAAAACAAAAGGTTTGATGGAATCCAATGTTGCGATTTTTCCAGGTATTATTAGTTTCATATTGATTTCGGCCACTGGGAAAGGCATATGTGGGGAATCAATATAATACATGTAGACCAGACTACAGTAGGGTTTGAGGTAAAAGTAGGATGGTGCTGCCCTTTGAGAAGTTCTTGAGGTGCCGCTGCATTGGTACTCGATGCAGCGGAGATGAGACATCTCCATACGAGACGCATAGAACGTTCATGGTAGTACTAGTCTATTTATAACAGATTTAAGATGTgtgaccatatatatatatatatatatatatatattataggtTCTTGACTAAATGCCCAAATTTGGGCCAACATAAATCCAATTActttaggggccgtgaccacttacccaattttagacaaaaaattgcccacttactccaccaagagttatttaaccccatttacccaatctaacatctatggacaatattgccctcatactctctctctctctctcgactcccaTCAACCTCTCTCCTCCCCTTTCTTCTGGAAAGCCCTCGCCGGAATTCGAATCGGACCCACCGGCCACTGTCGTCGGCGATCTCTGAGTCTGCGAcctctgcttcttcttcctcgccTTCCTCCTACTCCAACTcactgcttcttcctcttcaccaaCTCGTTCTCCCCAGCCAGATTCCGATTCACCATCTCCGTCCTCCGATTCACCTTCACCCTCCAAGATCCGCGACCTCGCCCGCCACGTCAGCGCCAAGGTCTTAGATGCTAGATCAAAGGCTGGGAGGCTCCGGTGAGGAGGCTGGATCGGAAGTCGGAATGCAGGCGGTTGGGATCGGTGCTGCAGATGACTCCGGTGAAGGGGAGGCGGTGCTGCAGTTACTTATGGGCTGGCGGAGACGAAGGACGATCTGGTGGGTAGGACgtcgggattttttttttttttttttataattttgatggtctactggggggcagtagacacattattggcccccagtagactttgatacgagggacagggatcactatagtgtggtgttttgaaaagttacctgttgttttctgtgtattaaagtcaaattatctgtgaatcctacaaaaaggtgcatttttggtggtctattaggaggcagtagaaacattggactttgtattggggggcaataatatgattactggggggcagtaatatgattataaattaatctattgttcctgtagtgtattcattttggttttgggagttcatacaattcactggacggcaataatatgatttttgggaggcaataatatgattactggggggcagtaatatgattactggggggcaataatagccggattccggattccagtcatctgtcgccggatttcggttaccggtttcctgaatccggtcaccggtcgccggaatccggtcaccgttcgccggagtccggtcgccGGAGACAGCGCcgaccactggtcaccggagcacagcaaggtggaagatgacttctctctctaagtgagaaagaaggagagggcaaaaaagtctcaaaaaaaaagaaaaaagaattaattgggtaaaggggaaataatcccttagagtgttttgggtaaatggggttaaaaaacagttggtggagcaagtgggcaatttttagcctaaaatcgggtaaatgatcattttcccattACTTTATTAAGAGATTAGTGTGCTCACTTACCAAGTTTAAAGATTAAAAGATAATTTTTACctccaaataattaaaaaaattacaaagcatctctttctctctgacaCAAATCCGCGTCCTCCATCGTCAATCTGTTTGAGTCTACTCATTCCGGCCACTGCAACTCCTTGGTGGCTTCGCGGCCATCACCGCTGGCTTCTCCATCATTGAGCCCTGGGCCACCATCATATGAGGATTCGTCGTCGTGGAAGGAGAAACCTAAAAATCTGGGTAGGTCGAATTGCGTTGCTCATTGGCGGAGGCTTAGTGGCTTAAGAAGTTGCTCTCTCTAATTCCTCCCCCCCTCCcccctcccctctctctctctctctctctctctctctctctctctctctacgcgAATCACTGGGACTTTTCTCTATCTCCGATCTGAACAGTCGCGGATGATCGAGCCATGGAATAGGAGAGGATGCGTCGTTGGCGTCGTCATCGTTGCAAATGGCGTCTTGAGGTGGTTGAAGACGCGTCAGAGGTCGTGGAACTTGCGTTTGCATATCTGAGGAGTGAGGCGGTGGAGGTTGGAACTGCGCTTGAGGAATTGGGCGACGAAGGAGTCCCATCTTTGAGTGTCGTAGCGGCGGACGGCGCAGGCGAGGAGGAGCTCCTCCAACGTCGTCCATGTTGTTGCGGTGGTTTGTTTCTCTGAAAAATTGGCCGATTTCAATATGGGATGTTGCTAGTAgtgattgttttgtttattatgatttggttgggcaataataagatcatTAGTGGGCAATAAAACGATTATTGGAatgcaataataagattattgggggccaGTAAAAAGATTATTGGGGAGCAGTAATAAGATTAGTGGGGGCCAGTAAAAAgattattgggggtaataataaaggggggggggcaataaaatcggaCGCCAGATTTCGATCACCGGTCGGGCCACGGGAATCCGATCACTGCCGGTGGCCTGAGTTGCCAGAATCCGGCCACGGGACTCTGGTGGCCGATCACCGGAGTCCGACGAAGTCTTCAATgactctctctaagtgacaaagagggagagggcaaaattgtcctaaaaataaatattaaaaaaaaaaaacttaattgggtattagggcaaaacATATGTAAAATTATTTAATAAGTGGGCAATCTcataagatgtttgggtaagtggggggTTAGTGTTGCTCAAATTTAGGTAAATGGATATTTTTCCTCTATTATAAGCTTTCATGAATACTTGTAGTTCGAAAGAGTAACGACTaggttttcaaagaaaattAGCCAGGAAATATGTAGCAGAGGAACGAGCACCACACCCTGCTTACTAAACTTACAGTCCTGAAAAGTTAGATGCAGTGACTGGCATCAGCTATGGAGGTCACTCCTCTATGAAATAGTACTATACTTAAGTTGCTAAACTTTGTCGAGCAATTGATGGTCAGTGCTACGGCATCTTCGAGCAAAACATCATCTGCAACCAATAAGCTTACCCTTCTTGCCAAAGTCTTGAGTGTTCATAAAATGGCCAACTTCACTCATTCGAAACAACTTTCGAACTCGATCAATAAGTCCACGGCCATCACCTTTCACAGTTAAATGAGTGTAAACCTATAAATAACAATCTGGTGACCATGCAGAAGTGGCATAGCTTCAGTTGCAAGGGAGGATAAATGACCCTGCTGGGTTTCAGCATTACTCCTCCTAAGATCCCAATATGATCAGCACAGCCCATAATCCTCGTTCCTATTAGTTCGTACCAAATGCCTCCTGAGGTGGTTTCTATATTGGGAATGGTTCTTGTGCACGTGCAACAAGCACACTGCAGGAGAAGTACTAGAGTCTATTTATACGAGTTCTGTAAACTCCAGATAATCGATCAGAGTCTCTGTTGAACCGTATACACTTCCACTACAAGACCCTGCTGCAGTTCCATGGTTTGAAGGCCACAGTTACTTGCTACCCAGTAGCCTGCATCATATACTTGAGCAAAAGAGATGCGGATTTAAGAAGAAGCATATTTTATCTGGTTTAACAGATTTTGACAGGCCTAATATATTCCTTCACCAATGAACCAACACATCTATCAGGGTTCAATTTAGGGGATTCCTGAAAGGGTTAGGAGACATCGATCGAGATCAAACTTTTCTTTGCCATTTCCACGTTCTCCCTCAATTAAATTGGTctagtgatgatgatctatgtTTTACAAAGACTTAAACTCTTCCAATGCCTAAAACTGTCTCTAAACCAACATCAGAGAGAGTCCTGTTCAGTTGTGAAATATCAAATGCACATCAAAGATATCAGAAATGTGATGTATTTAGGGAGCTGATGTTGAAAGAACCAAAGTGGATTGACAAAGGCATCCAAATGATGTAGATATAAGGCGTTGTAAGTAGTAGAAATGTAGGAGAATGGTGTGAAAAGGTTAAATCCTATCAAAGTTCGATCCCTTTCGATGTAACCTAAGAAGATAAATGGACCGATGGTTGCTGCCCTGGATCGCAAAATCGCACAAAGGAAGCTGATGCCGAAAGAACTATACTGAAGTTGTGGAGTTTGTTGGGCATTAAATAGGTGCGTCCTTCTTTATAATGATGATGTTCGTGTTGGGTTTTATGGTATGATTGAAATGAATGGGTTGCCCAACTCCAAAGCATTACCTTGATAGTGCTATCATGGAAAATGGTAGCTCATATCATTATGTTCATTTAAACAAAAAGTTGGTATTCACCCAATGAGGCACTAGATTATGATTTCTCAAGACCACGGTAAGCCGGTCAATTTTTATCAAAATGACTATTGAGCATAAGTTATGATAAGCAAGCTATTGTAGTATAAATGACACTATTGACATGTAAAGTCCTAAATTATCCTTGACGTATAAATTTGATGACAATATTTCTTAAACACTTTGTTTCTTGAAAGAGAGTGTGATGTTCTATAGTGCTCTAAAGTATTAAAATTCAGAAGCTGAGAACCGTCAGATTTGTTCATCGAATGAAACTCACAACAAATAATGACTGATCTAACGTCTTCCAGCTTTACGATTTCCAAACTCTGAAATACTATAAATTTTATCGTTTCGGTGCCGGTTTTGGTAAATTCCTAATTTGGAAATGGGTTGGCGATCGCATTCATTGCAGTCGCTGTAAATTTTATCAAGTAAATTAATAAGGAAAGTTGGTGGGATATTGGGCCCAAAAACTCCAATACAACCGCGCTCATAATTCCGTCCAAGTTCAAAAACCACGTGTCACTCGGTCAAATACTGTGCATCCTAATCCAGTCCCACAGCCCCGTCACAATAAAATTCCCCGTTCtcatttttagggtttttcagAGACTAGAGGACAGGGAAGGCCGGCCTCCTTCAATATTCTAATTCCTCAGTTGGGTTTTAGAGCCATCACTCTTCTccgatttttcatttctagggttttccTCTAAACCCATCACTAGATTCAGATCAAACCATGGCCGCCACCGCCCAGCTCCGCTGCTCTACTCTGGCCAAAGCCCACTCCAGTCTCTCCGACAACCGCCGCAGCATCCCCAGTAACTCCAGTTCTTCAATTTCTTTCCCCTattccaaaaccctaaatcgcgGCCTTTCTTTCGGACCCAGACCCATTTTGGACGGAAGGCCCGATCTTTCGTTTTCCGGCGGTAATGGCGGCAACGGTGCCGGCGCCGGCGGAGGAGGTAGCGGTGATTGGAGCCGCGGAGATGAGAATGAAGAGTCGAAACCCTCGACGTCGCTGTTTCAGGGTTTTGGGCTTCTGGGTATGTTTCTGAATGGATGGAGATCTAGAGTCGCCGCCGATCCTCAGTTTCCGTTCAAGGTTTTGATGGAGGAGGTCGTCGGAGTCAGCTCCTGCGTCCTCGGCGACATGGCTTCCCGGCCCAATTTCGGCCTCAACGAGCTCGATTTCGTCTTCTCGACCCTCGTCGTCGGCTGCATTCTGAACTTCACTCTCATGTATCTACTGGCGCCGAGCTTGTCCGCCTCCGCCGCAACTCTCCCTTCGATCTTCGCCAGCTGTCCGGCCAGCCACATGTTCGAGCCGGGCTCTTTCGGCCTGCTGAATCGCCTCGGGACGTTGGTCTACAAAGGGGCAGTCTTTGCCGGAGTTGGATTCGCCGCAGGGCTTGCCGGTACTGCGCTTTCGAATGGGCTGATCAAGCTGAGGAAGAAGATGGACCCGGAGTTTGAGACCCCGAATAAGCCTCCACCGACATTGTTGAATGCGGTGACTTGGGCAATTCACATGGGTGTGAGCAGCAATTTGAGGTACCAGACATTGAACGGGGTGGAGTATGCGTTGGGGAAGGGGCTGCCGCCGCTGGCGTTTAAGTCTTCGGTGGTGGTTCTGAGGTGCTTGAACAATGTGCTTGGTGGGATGACATTTGTGCTTCTGGCGA
Above is a genomic segment from Rosa chinensis cultivar Old Blush chromosome 3, RchiOBHm-V2, whole genome shotgun sequence containing:
- the LOC112194811 gene encoding protein RETICULATA-RELATED 3, chloroplastic; the encoded protein is MAATAQLRCSTLAKAHSSLSDNRRSIPSNSSSSISFPYSKTLNRGLSFGPRPILDGRPDLSFSGGNGGNGAGAGGGGSGDWSRGDENEESKPSTSLFQGFGLLGMFLNGWRSRVAADPQFPFKVLMEEVVGVSSCVLGDMASRPNFGLNELDFVFSTLVVGCILNFTLMYLLAPSLSASAATLPSIFASCPASHMFEPGSFGLLNRLGTLVYKGAVFAGVGFAAGLAGTALSNGLIKLRKKMDPEFETPNKPPPTLLNAVTWAIHMGVSSNLRYQTLNGVEYALGKGLPPLAFKSSVVVLRCLNNVLGGMTFVLLARLTGSQSAAEKPEIGSAAEKEKLVEENADLSNQSTYK
- the LOC112193723 gene encoding KH domain-containing protein At3g08620 isoform X2 — translated: MSGLYNPNFSPARAASPQIRSTPDVDSQYLSELLAEHQKLGPFMQVLPICSRLLNQEILRVSGMMSNQGFGDFDRMRHRSPSPMASSNLMSSVTGTGLGGWNGLPQERLSAPHGMTMDWQGAPASPSSYTVKRILRLEIPVDTYPNFNFVGRLLGPRGNSLKRVEATTGCRVYIRGKGSIKDPDKEDKLRGRPGYEHLSEPLHILIEADLPASVVDIRLRQAQEIIEELLKPVDESQDYIKRQQLRELALINSNFREESPGPSGSVSPFNSSGMKRAKTGR
- the LOC112193723 gene encoding KH domain-containing protein At3g08620 isoform X1, producing MSGLYNPNFSPARAASPQIRSTPDVDSQYLSELLAEHQKLGPFMQVLPICSRLLNQEILRVSGMMSNQGFGDFDRMRHRSPSPMASSNLMSSVTGTGLGGWNGLPQEQRLSAPHGMTMDWQGAPASPSSYTVKRILRLEIPVDTYPNFNFVGRLLGPRGNSLKRVEATTGCRVYIRGKGSIKDPDKEDKLRGRPGYEHLSEPLHILIEADLPASVVDIRLRQAQEIIEELLKPVDESQDYIKRQQLRELALINSNFREESPGPSGSVSPFNSSGMKRAKTGR